In Hermetia illucens chromosome 1, iHerIll2.2.curated.20191125, whole genome shotgun sequence, one genomic interval encodes:
- the LOC119659102 gene encoding kelch-like protein 8: MASETSAVETGISKDFAEKLTLDTDSTFYILSRCTKGYLYEFNINTESFIQSASRPPLTRCAIAKYNNLIYVVAGQREEKPSDAALIYDINKKSWTEHNIPIGNSFLTVCTVGDQMYLFGGIDSSETPQNTCFRYDFETDRLMKLADMEKYRGQCAVAYYNSSIYVMGGFSCWFNNAVERYDPREGKWSRAGEINGGGACSSALVKDTVHVINTYTGKYCSFDPRSLRGAPEKYLGFEGKQWLASMDNKLYLLHFGGISVYDEADDKWANVLNYTFYKCPAFIC; encoded by the exons ATGGCATCAGAAACTTCAGCAGTTGAAACAGGCATTTCTAAAGATTTCGCTGAAAAATTAACTCTGGACACAGATTCAACATTCTACATTCTCTCACGATGCACAAAGGGTTATTTATATGAATTCAATATCAATACAGAATCGTTTATCCAAAGTGCTAGTCGTCCTCCCTTAACCAGATGTGCAATAGCGAAGTACAATAACCTGATCTATGTGGTAGCTGGTCAGCGAGAAGAGAAACCAAGTGACGCTGCTCTAATCTACGATATAAACAAAAAATCCTGGACTGAACACAATATCCCCATTGGTAACTCGTTCCTTACAGTTTGCACCGTAGGCGACCAAATGTACCTGTTTGGAGGCATCGATAGTAGTGAAACCCCACAGAATACTTGCTTTCGTTACGATTTCGAAACAGATCGTTTAATGAAACTTGCAGACATGGAAAAATATAGAGGACAATGTGCTGTCGCTTATTACA ATTCCTCTATATATGTGATGGGAGGATTTAGTTGTTGGTTTAACAATGCCGTAGAGCGCTATGATCCCAGAGAAGGCAAATGGTCAAGAGCAGGCGAAATTAATGGTGGAGGAGCATGTTCTTCAGCTTTAGTAAAGGATACTGTTCACGTCATAAATACCTACACTGGAAAATATTGTAGCTTCGATCCACGATCCTTACGTGGTGCTCCCGAAAAGTATTTAGG ATTTGAAGGAAAGCAATGGCTTGCCTCCATGGATAATAAGCTATATTTACTTCATTTTGGAGGAATTAGTGTTTACGATGAAGCCGATGATAAGTGGGCAAACGTTCTAAACTATACATTTTATAAATGTCCAGCTTTTATATGttga